In the Salmo trutta chromosome 33, fSalTru1.1, whole genome shotgun sequence genome, one interval contains:
- the LOC115172661 gene encoding cdc42 effector protein 2 codes for MPCVHSSTELFFEDGRLHLGLISEVNQRTSTGPGKMPLKTSLCRKPASARWSRTQKRREVLSVNMISLPLADFCHVAHIGSNASSDSFGDLSFLKGGHSLILHSSQSEHNLFLACYPPPKPPRLNLGEAEALKIPEWTRAHLSHSASERRKEYSSLPMLDSEEGEGAIEASVSPSHGVMVRSHSPGRGSLSSGRDGDSTQTCHEDTLQLDEVDNSFSFSLDLGPSILDDVLQVMDRLHY; via the exons ATGCCCTGTGTACACAGCAGTACAG AGCTTTTTTTCGAAGATGGTAGACTGCATTTAGGCTTAATCTCAGAAGTGAACCAAAGGACATCAACAGGACCAGGTAAGATGCCACTGAAGACGTCTCTGTGCCGTAAGCCAGCCTCGGCCCGCTGGTCTAGAACCCAGAAGCGCAGGGAGGTGCTCTCTGTCAACATGATCAGCCTCCCATTGGCCGACTTCTGCCACGTTGCCCACATCGGGAGCAACGCCAGCAGTGACAGCTTCGGGGACCTGTCCTTTCTGAAGGGGGGCCACAGCCTGATACTGCACAGCTCTCAGAGCGAACATAACCTCTTCCTGGCCTGCTACCCTCCACCCAAACCCCCACGACTTAACCTGGGTGAGGCCGAGGCCCTAAAGATCCCAGAGTGGACCAGGGCCCACTTGAGCCACAGCGCCTCCGAGAGGAGGAAGGAGTACAGCTCCTTGCCCATGCTGGACAGTGAGGAGGGCGAGGGGGCGATCGAGGCCAGTGTTAGCCCCAGCCACGGGGTCATGGTCAGAAGCCACAGTCCTGGCCGGGGCAGTCTGAGCTCTGGCAGGGATGGAGATTCCACTCAGACCTGCCATGAGGACACGCTGCAGCTGGATGAGGTGGACAACAGCTTCTCCTTCAGCCTGGACCTGGGCCCCTCCATCCTGGATGACGTGCTGCAGGTCATGGACAGGCTCCACTATTAG